From the genome of Brassica oleracea var. oleracea cultivar TO1000 chromosome C4, BOL, whole genome shotgun sequence:
GAAATAGCTGCAACTGCTATGGTGAAGGCAAAGAAAACCTTTAAAAAAAACAAACAAAACAGATTATCCTTTAGAAGGGTTAAGACAAGAACCGTTTAAATTTTCTGAAATTTATTTTGGTGTGTTACCTTGAAAATCATAATCGAGTGTTGCTTTTCCATTATCCTTGCACCTGCATATAAACTGTCGGTGTAAGAAGCGAAGAGGATGAAGAAAGAATCTAAGAAAGCAATACCGCGATACCCCTAACGACTTATTTTTCCATCAGATTTATTCTTATCTACTTTCATCACTTTCACCTCTGCGCAGAATAAAGCAAGCGTTCTTATGCTCCCGACCGCCTCGTTGGCTACTTGGCTTGATATACACTCTCACCTGACAGTGACAACATTGTACTGAAAGTTACTCCAGAAATGGACATAAGTAGGATATTTGATATCGTTACATTTGCATCTGCGATTACGACGACCATGAACTTCTTGTAGATATAACCACAAAGCCCGATCACGGAAGCATCGCTAGAACAATGAAATCTAATTGCTAGCTCGCCACTAACGGGATGACCACATCAGCCATGACAAACACATGATTATTTTAGGTTTGAGCCAAATGCATCTCCGACTAAACCACGAACCGTAGTATCATCAGAAGAGAGCTTGGCTCCAATAGCAACACTTGAATTCTAATTCTCATCGACTGATCCAATTTCCACGTGAACCCCTTTCTCATCAGCTGCAGAAGTTTACATCCGACAATAGAGAGAAATATCGTTTGTGCCGGGTAGACCACCATTGAAACTACATCGAGAAGAATCGAGATCGATTGCCTAAAATCTTGTATCGGGTGTTAATTGGTCACATGATTTGACAAATGATTCTATCACGGTAGAGATTAGAATCTCAGAAGTTGTTGCTAGATGTAACGGTGGATGATCGGCTTCCTTTAATATAAAATAAGGGATACACTGAAGTGTCGATTGGATTGAGGAGAGGTAGAGAAAGAAGAGGCCGATGAGTAAGAAAAAAATATATTAAAATGTCGGAAGGGGAATCGCAAGCGACGAAGGAGATGGTGAAGATGTCGATCAACCTAATCTTCCTATGTGTCTGTATTAACAGACTGGACCAGATACTAAGCCCAATAAAGTGAAAATCAATTAGCCTAATCTTTTCTCGAAGCCCATGCGTTACCATCTATTTTTACAGGAACTGACACACGGCGCAACTCTGTAACTCAGACTTATCTGAGACAATGATGAAAAGAACTCTAACTCGTGTTAAACGAAGACAGTTTACAATGTGGAAAAACTATAATTGTTGTTTTTTCATATAACGTGATGAACCTCATTTAAAAATGAAACTCATAATACACTTATAGGCGCGGCCCACAGAGAAAACTTAAGAAGCAAAGGTTTCCGACCTTCATAAATATATATTTGTTTCGGCCATCAATGTACAAATTATCCTTTAGTTTAGTGGTATAAATGTTGGTGTTTGTATCTCAATAACCCGGGTTCGAGCAATAGGCTTGACACTTTTTCACAATTTTTAAAAGTGGGACCCACCAAAATACTGATGTGTCGGCTCAGGAATGAAACAACTGTCTTATTATATTATATTTTAAAAGTAGAACCCACCAAAATGCTGACGTGTCGGCTCAGGAATGAGGCAACTGCCTCATTATATTATAGATTCTAGGAGTGTATATCTTCTTAGAGATCAATCCCATGTAAAGCGTAACAATTTACCAAACTCTGTATATTTATACGATGTATGATATCAATGAAAAGGCAAGCGAATTCACCTGCTTTCAAGAAGTAGGATATATAAAACATCATAAAAATCGAAGCAAATTTACTAAAACGTAGGATTAGAACTAGGCTGGTATTCAAGTGTATGGAACGCATGTATATGGAACGTTAATATTGATTTAACACTTTTAGTTAATTAGTTTTCTACAGAAACTATAGGAAACTCCAAATCACAGAAACCATAGAAGAACAAACATGCCGACAATTAACACTTTTACACTCTCTCCTAAAATAAAATCCAAATCGGTGACCAAAGATATATGGCTAGCTCACGCAACCAATGCTTAGGGTACTTAAACCATTTATATGATAATAACACCATGATTTATATTTATCGTCAGTTGGTTGGTTGATCACAAATCAACCGTAAAATATAACTAAAATGTTCTCATTTAATTTAAACTAGGATAAGACCCGCGCCTTGCGCGGAATTAAGTTATTATTTTTATTATATTTTGGAGAATGAAACAATAGTTTGGCTTCATTTGGATTAGGAATGTTCAATCCAGATATCGGGTTGGTTTCGATTCGGTTCGGTTTTTTTTGGTATTTTGGTTAGTAAAATATAACTACTATTCTAAATCCATATTTACTTTGACTTTAGTCTTTCACATACTTTTGAAAGATTTCAACTGGACAACTAAATTGATCAGCCAATCTTGTTGCTTTAAATCATTAGTATATATATATATATATATTATTTAGTTTGAATATTTATTAAATAAAAATTCATATGCNNNNNNNNNNNNNNNNNNNNNNNNNNNNNNNNNNNNNNNNNNNNNNNNNNNNNNNNNNNNNNNNNNNNNNNNNNNNNNNNNNNNNNNNNNNNNNNNNNNNNNNNNNNNNNNNNNNNNNNNNNNNNNNNNNNNNNNNNNNNNNNNNNNNNNNNNNNNNNNNNNNNNNNNNNNNNNNNNNNNNNNNNNNNNNNNNNNNNNNNNNNNNNNNNNNNNNNNNNNNNNNNNNNNNNNNNNNNNNNNNNNNNNNNNNNNNNNNNNNNNNNNNNNNNNNNNNNNNNNNNNNNNNNNNNNNNNNNNNNNNNNNNNNNNNNNNNNNNNNNNNNNNNNNNNNNNNNNNNNNNNNNNNNNNNNNNNNNNNNNNNNNNNNNNNNNNNNNNNNNNNNNNNNNNNNNNNNNNNNNNNNNNNNNNNNNNNNNNNNNNNNNNNNNNNNNNNNNNNNNNNNNNNNNNNNNNNNNNNNNNNNNNNNNNNNNNNNNNNNNNNNNNNNNNNNNNNNNNNNNNNNNNNNNNNNNNNNNNNNNNNNNNNNNNNNNNNNNNNNNNNNNNNNNNNNNNNNNNNNNNNNNNNNNNNNNNNNNNNNNNNNNNNNNNNNNNNNNNNNNNNNNNNNNNNNNNNNNNNNNNNNNNNNNNNNNNNNNNNNNNNNNNNNNNNNNNNNNNNNNNNNNNNNNNNNNNNNNNNNNNNNNNNNNNNNNNNNNNNNNNNNNNNNNNNNNNNNNNNNNNNNNNNNNNNNNNNNNNNNNNNNNNNNNNNNNNNNNNNNNNNNNNNNNNNNNNNNNNNNNNNNNNNNNNNNNNNNNNNNNNNNNNNNNNNNNNNNNNNNNNNNNNNNNNNNNNNNNNNNNNNNNNNNNNNNNNNNNNNNNNNNNNNNNNNNNNNNNNNNNNNNNNNNNNNNNNNNNNNNNNNNNNNNNNNNNNNNNNNNNNNNNNNNNNNNNNNNNNNNNNNNNNNNNNNNNNNNNNNNNNNNNNNNNNNNNNNNNNNNNNNNNNNNNNNNNNNNNNNNNNNNNNNNNNNNNNNNNNNNNNNNNNNNNNNNNNNNNNNNNNNNNNNNNNNNNNNNNNNNNNNNNNNNNNNNNNNNNNNNNNNNNNNNNNNNNNNNNNNNNNNNNNNNNNNNNNNNNNNNNNNNNNNNNNNNNNNNNNNNNNNNNNNNNNNNNNNNNNNNNNNNNNNNNNNNNNNNNNNNNNNNNNNNNNNNNNNNNNNNNNNNNNNNNNNNNNNNNNNNNNNNNNNNNNNNNNNNNNNNNNNNNNNNNNNNNNNNNNNNNNNNNNNNNNNNNNNNNNNNNNNNNNNNNNNNNNNNNNNNNNNNNNNNNNNNNNNNNNNNNNNNNNNNNNNNNNNNNNNNNNNNNNNNNNNNNNNNNNNNNNNNNNNNNNNNNNNNNNNNNNNNNNNNNNNNNNNNNNNNNNNNNNNNNNNNNNNNNNNNNNNNNNNNNNNNNNNNNNNNNNNNNNNNNNNNNNNNNNNNNNNNNNNNNNNNNNNNNNNNNNNNNNNNNNNNNNNNNNNNNNNNNNNNNNNNNNNNNNNNNNNNNNNNNNNNNNNNNNNNNNNNNNNNNNNNNNNNNNNNTAAACTCATTAATTGTCATATATATATTAGTCATTTATGGTAATTCCGTAGGTTTGATTTAAGGAAAGAAAATAACATATCATATCATTATATCATATAGTTTGACCAACTTATGTATCTAACAACATATAAAAATCGAATGTGGACCTACTTATTTTTCAATTGAATGTAATTGACTACCTAATTGAGTGCCACCTATGCATTGGAGCCTATTTTAATTAATACAAAATTGAGGTTACATCTTTTCAAATGTTCCTCAATTAATATATAGGGGATAATATGATATGTACATTCAAAACGTTATTTAAATCAAGTTGTATTGTGTCATGGCAGGTCCACCGCTGTTTCGTCCAACACCTTCTTTACCATTTTGATATGCAACTTTGTTGTTAATTTAATGTTTTTGACTAACCAACAATCCTATATTTTTAAATTTACATAACTACCTATATATATAATCACCAACCGCCTCATGAGTATAATTATTCCACGGCATACCAATTATTTTTTGTTTAAACTATACATCTCGGAAAGAAAAAAGGATCAAATATTTTCTCAATCGTCTATAGTTTTCTTGTTTGGGTTTCTATTTTGAATGGTGAAGGAATCCATGGAGGTTACACAATATCGTCAAAGTTTTAATGAAGGTTCGAGTTCTAGGGTTTCCATGAACAAGAACTCACAAGTAATATCCAAGATCAAGCCCAAGATTCGCATCATTCACATATTCGCACCGGAGATCATCAAGACTGACGTTAAGAACTTTCGTTCACTTGTCCAGAGTCTAACCGGAAAACCCACAGCCGCAGAAGCCAAAGCCGATAAAAAGAGAGCCAAACCGAAAATTCCAACGTCTCAAGAACCGGTTTACGGAGAGCCTCAGCCGGTTAACAGGCTTACAGGTTTCACAGGTTTAGTAGCAAACGGAGGCAGCCATCAGGTGAAAGAAGAATGGGGATCTGGTGATCATAAGCGTGCTTCCAACACAAACACTTACTTTGATCTAGATGGTTTGATTCAAGATGTAGGAGAAGATTACTTCTCTTCGTTTCCCATGAGAACTTCTTCTGCTTCACAAGTCGAAGGTTTCATCTTCAACAACAACCACAACACCAACAACAACTTCGATACAAAGGGTCATAATTCTTCATAAATAACCACAGTTAATTTCTAGGGTTTTCTGATTTTGCATTCGCGTTTGATCAGATCTAATCGTTTGAGGCATGAAATCAAACGAAGAAGGTTATGCTTTTTAGGAACAAAGGCATAGAAGTTGTATTTTGATTTTGATGGGTACGTAGACAAACTGGACTTTTTTGGTAGACTGACTTTGCCAAGGTTGGGGGTTGTAATGAAAAGTTTGATTTATGTGCATCCCTTCCCGGAGAAGTGACTGTATCTAATTAAGTGGTGGTCTTCGGTCCAAGAACCCTAGCTGTTTTGGTATGTAACTTCATTCATGTGCTACTATATATTGGATGTGTAATAAAAAATTCTTTGGTGCGTGTATATGATTTGATTATCAGCTGTATTTTTTGGAGGAAAGTTTTTATGGTACTTAAAAGATTGACTAAAATAGTTTTTACAGTATAGTAATTCTTTCTCTTGGTTAAAATAGTTTTTACCGATTCTTCTGTTAATATTCAACGTGCCATATGCTGGTTATACTCAATTGAGAATGATGATCTCGTATATCTTTGTTCTCTTGCTTAATATACCAACTGTTAATGACAGTGTAATTTTTTTTTTTTCCGTCGAAAAGCCATTTTATTACTCAAACTTGAGGTGTTCTGGGTAACCAAACCGGAATAGAACAATCAATAAAAAGTAACTCTCTATGTAAGGATCTAGCAGTCTTAGCTAAAAAGTCTGAAATCTGATTACGCGCCCGTGGAACATGAATGATGTTGAAGTCCGGAAAGCATATCTGTAACGTCTCTATCCTCTCCAATTCTGTCTCAAAGCTTGGCCAAGCCTGAGGGTCCTTTATCATTGCAATCAGTTCCTTGCAGTCTGTCCCGAAGCTCTGGCAAGTTGAGTGTTGAAGCATATTCTCCATCGCCCATCGCAGTGCTTCTACTTCCGAATGCAAGGCTGATTCGCGTCGAGTGAAATTTCTTGTCCCCATAAGTTGAATGTTCTCAGCACTGTCCATCCATACCCATCCGCATCCACTAAAGTGAGCAGAAGATGTCCAAGATCCATCTAACAAGCAAATATTACCCAAGTTTATGACTTGGGGTTCCTTAGGATTATTATCTTGTACCACTAGTTGTACCACTTCGTTGGCATCAAACCAGGTTTGGCATTCACTTTCTTCATGTCGAACTAGCTCCAATGGATCTCTATCTATACCCCTGAAAAGTTTGTCATTCCTAGCCTTCCAAATATACCATATTATCCAGGGATAAAGATCCATGTCTTGCTCTGGCTCGATAATGTTGTTTTTCCTCCAAAATAGGTAATCCATATTTGTGTAGACGCTTGATACTGGAAATATATCTGGGCTTGTTGGAGTTGATGATAATGACCAAACTTGGAGAGCTGGCGGACATTCAAAAATGGCATGGGTTACAGTTTCCTCTAGTTCTCCACATCTTGGACAGTAGTTGTCACACCTCATATTGTGTCTCGTTAAGTTCTTCGTTACTGCCACATGACCAGTTAACAGTTGCTATATAAGATGACATATCTTCTTAGGCGCCTTTACCTGCTAAGCAAAGACTTGGAGCTTAGTGATGCTTGGCTCTACAACTTCCTTCTCTACCGCTGTCTTTAATAGATTCTGAGCCACCCAATATCCAGATTTAACCGTGTATTGGTCATTCCTTGTGTAGTTCCAGCCGAATGTATCCCGACGATGAGTTGATGTTATGGCTAAACTCCTTACGAGAGGTATATCCTCAAGACTAACATAATTCTCCAATATACCAACATCCCAATCCTTCGATACCTGGTCAATGAGATCGCTGACTCTTATATTAGGGTGCATAACTGGCGCTATGGGGATAACTGGTCTCGCAGGGATCTTTGGAATCCACGGGTCCTCCCACACCTTACTTCGTTGATACTAAATTAAATGTAGCTTATGAGATAATAATAATAATAATAATAATAATAATAATAATAATAATAATAATAATAATAATAAATGGTCCTGATTTCAAATTTTCAGTGATGGAACCCAAACAGTCATATATATGAGACAACAAGTTGTACTAATCGATACAATATTTAGATGTTGGTTTGTACTCAGAGCATGTTTATCAGTTTGTTTCTTAGCCTAGGTTGCTTAAAATTTTTTATTTTTTTTAAAATTTTTTTTGGCCGATAAAAAAAATAAAATAAAAAGACCAATCGCGGGCCGCCACGTGTCGTGGAGCATGCAAAACAGTCTAAGCAACTGAACGAAAACTTCCCTTCTTTTGCATACACAAGCAAGGTCTTTTGTGTTTTCTGTGGGGCCCACAAATTTTCAATTAATTTTTTGGTTATGAAACCAAAGGTAAGCAAGCCCTATAAACATGCTCTCACGTTCTTTACTGGTTACCGTTTTATTTCGAACACTGAGTAAGATCCATTTGTTCAACTAGTCTAACCATGTTTATTGTAGTATAAGATTTGATGAAAAGGAGAAATTTGTACCTGGATTTTGTAGGTCCGGAAACTGCTGTGCTGCTTCAGAGCTCATATGAGGAAATTGATCTGAACCGAGTATAACCGCACCGGTATACCAAAACTGTTTTTGAGAGTGTCCGTTGACCAAGCCAACAAAATTCAGTTTGGTTTTCCAAATTTCAAAAAGGCTTGGGCTGGCACTTGAGACTTGAGAGGCCCAAGGGTGTTAGAGTGGACTTGGCTTGATGCCTTCTGTAAGAAAGCTTCATCTGCTTAAGCCACCACCGACCGTGTCCCAAGTCTGTCTTTTTACTCTCTCGGTGTTACATTCTCTTCCACACTGCGTAGCAATTTCCATGCACGACTAACGAATATGACATTATTCACTAACATAATCAACCATCCTATTTACTTACACATTTATATTTCCTTTGACCAAAGCTTATCTAAAAGAATTTGAGATGGTCTCATGTATAATGATTATAACAAATAAAGTAAATAACAAAAAAAGAAGAAGCTATATAATTCTTTTATTCATATAGTGAACAAACATTACAATGGAACACACAAGAACTAAAATACAAGAACAATAATCAAAGAGTTTCAGAGCTTCAAGAATCCAAGATAGCTCGACCGAGAGGAATAGATGCATACATATATGTGGAAGGGGGTGAATATCATGATCGATAACACAAGTTTTATTTTAGATCATTTTGAGCATATGCTTTCTCGATTTCTTCGCAATCTTAGCACTCTGCATCGCCATATCTAACTCAATCTGCATCCTCTCCATCTCCCTTTGAGCTTTCAACATTGCAGATAAGTCCGAACTCCGAAGCGGCAGAGCTCCTTCCACCACTGTTCCTACTAGTATTCCCACTTCCTCCTCCTCCTCTCTTTGGCTCTTCCTCGACCGCACAAGAGTGTAGATGCGTCCCATAGTCACATTTCTTGCAGTAATAAGACCAGAGATTATCCGGAACATTGTCATGACATTCATCACAGTTAAAGAACAGACCGTTCTGGTAAGGAGAACGGTAGAGCAACGTGAGCAGATGCGCGTATCCTTGACGCTCCACGGTCTCGGGCATAGACACACATCCGACATGTACATCGTACTTACAGATAGAACAGTTGTAAGAAAACCCAGATCCATACTCACCGCAAGCGTCGCAAGCGAAAGCTGAAGACTCGTAAGTTGGAGAGTACAGCAGGGTCAAAGGGTGTTCCGGGTGAGACTTGTGACGGTTCTCTCGTGGAAGCTCGAAACATGACTTGTGCAAGAAGTAATCGCATTCAGATTTCGTGCATTTGAAGGCTGCGCCTATCAGGTCTAGGTCACAGCCTGAGCAGATGATCTCCTCCTCAGCTTGAGCTTTGTGACCACGCAACGGATGGTTGTGGCTAGGGTGCCTCACCGCTGGTTTACTTGAAGCCATTATAGATTTTAAAAACTCCTTTTTTTATTTGTGTTTGAGATGCTTGTTAAATTAAGATAATGCGTTTCAATTGTATTTATAGTAATTTTAAGTCTTCTTTAGGGTGGAGTAGTGATGTGTTTTGGTTTGACTATTTTACCAAGTTGTAGCTTATATATTCACGCTATATTGGGAAAATATTGTCACTACACGCCAATATGACCATATGATCTATGGATGTATATATGATTCATTCTTGTTTGGGATTCAAAGTCAAGAGGTGGAACTTTTCTTCTTTGAACCCATCCATCACGGGACTGTTTTATGATAGTTATATGACTTGATGAAATAGCCAATTGTATTGAAAATCATGAATATTGCATTATTCGAGCTGGAAGTCTATCGATAAAAGAGTTGACATAATTAAAGATGTGAGGTCAAATAACTACGCTGGGTCTCTAGTGCATATCCTCTCCAAGTCATCTGGATATAAGAGACTAGCAATGATATGACTTTGGGAAAGAAACTAGAAATTACCATCAATAACCATTGACTATATATAAGTACTTTAGTCATTTCGATACCCTAAATCTTATTTGAAAACTAAGAATTAAGCCTTAAATTTGGTGAGAAAAATCGACTTAGTGATCTGCTTGAACCATGAAAGTTACTTGAAGTGCTTACTTAGGGATTTATCAATAAAACTTGTGATGATAACTTGTAAATCTGCTTTATTCGTTTTGATTGATAGAAAACCGATAACAAAAACTGTAATGTAACTAATATGGCTTCTTCTAAAAAAACAAAATATATATATATATATATATATATATATATATGGCTTCTTCTATATATGTTATTAAGACTCGGATTCTCTTACATTAATTTGTTTGCAACAACCCATAAGTACCATATGATGATATAGTAAATAATGACTTAGATGAGTCATTTACACTTAGCATTTCGACCAGGACCACCAAAGAAAAAGTAAGTCCCCCAATGAACATCAGTGCCAGGTTTGATATTGTAACAATTTTCTTCACTCATAAAAGGAGAAGTTCCCACAGGTGGTTTCATAATTTCACCCTCATCAACTATCTCAATATTTTTGAAGTAACTAGCCTTCTCATATCCTACCTCTGCAAAGTGTCCACTCCCCATCTTCGTTGTTGTATGCTGTGATCCATCTCTATTATTAGTTATTTCTCCTCCCCAATGCACATCTGTTGCAACATCTTTTAGAGTAGTAAACAAGGAGGAAGGCCAATACCCGACAAATATGTTGTCATATACTTTTAACCACCAGTGTCCTGAACGTGTGTCCTATAATAATATTAACAAAGTATACATTGATAATTTGAATGACTATAAGAGAGCTCTTGCTAAAATATTAAAGGTATTTCGAATTATTAACCCTCCATATAGATGTTGGAATCTGATATTGAGCACCACCGACGCTGGAGACAGGACTAACGGTTGCACCTATGGCAAAGTCTTGACTTACATGAACAAAGCCTGGACACTTAAGATTGTAGCAACCTGTATCCTGATATCCATCGGCCTGTTTTGTATTACCAATGAACACCAAGAAAAATTGGCTCTCTATAAGTAAATAATATGACCAACCAATAAAAAATAAACAATTCAAAACAATGTTAAAAGAAATTAACTCACAGTCCAGTAAATAAAATATCTGGGGTTGTAATCACCATACAAACTTTTGTACACCTAATTAATACAATTTCCATTAACAAATTTTTATATTATATATCATATATATACACATCAGTTATAAGAACAAATCAAGAACCTGCCATCCAGCTTCGATGGTGTTAGTGTCACGAGAAGTGCCAGACGCAAGCCATATCTGGGCTAGGCTGAACTCTCTTAGTGTTTGTACGTAAGACTTCCATAAGCTTATAGTCGCCTTAGCTCCATGAAACCTTCCTTTTGTGACCAATATAGAGTACTATATATACATACGCATACGTATATAAGAAGATACATAACGACACACACACATACGAGTAAATAACAAGTTATGATGACTTTGAAAGTGTGAGATATATGTACCGAATGTGTGCTGTTGGTTCTAGGTTTATTGTCTGGTTTTGGTTGAGGGAAGCTGTTAGGTTCCTTTTTTCCATATGTTCTGATTGATTTTGCTTGTAAGATATCTTCTCTTCTCGTTCTTATGATTGGAATACTATTTTTTGTAATCTTCCAATGGTTCTCCAAAGTTGAGTCACCATATTAGATTTGTTTTGAGTGGTTAAAGATTCATTGTTCCATTCTTTTGGGAAAGAACTTGGTCTCATCTTCAA
Proteins encoded in this window:
- the LOC106341326 gene encoding VQ motif-containing protein 18-like translates to MVKESMEVTQYRQSFNEGSSSRVSMNKNSQVISKIKPKIRIIHIFAPEIIKTDVKNFRSLVQSLTGKPTAAEAKADKKRAKPKIPTSQEPVYGEPQPVNRLTGFTGLVANGGSHQVKEEWGSGDHKRASNTNTYFDLDGLIQDVGEDYFSSFPMRTSSASQVEGFIFNNNHNTNNNFDTKGHNSS